A genomic segment from uncultured Alistipes sp. encodes:
- a CDS encoding glycosyl hydrolase, which yields MKRILLPIWLATAVFLVSCCGMACDTPSMARMRDAFRNVPEEIPFAVYWYWVSDNISEEGVVRDLEAMKAVGINRAFIGNIGIGDQPYGEHTLFSAEWWRVMHAALKRAGELGIEIGIFNSPGWSQSGGPWVKPEQSMRYLASVQTVVEGPVRFEGPLPDVGPDAEDVRVIAYPLPEEAESHTKRIEKIDGRELLLDWSVSGKQPMRSLTIRVDRPVLTSAELYCREAGEWRLLKQFSIDRSNLQMNVGFDPLAPIVVSLPETDASDYQLVVPAPGGFDVEATLSSLPLVERFPEKTLAKMFQTPLPMWHDYLWEPQPAVPASLSVDPADVMDITSHFSGGVLHWEVPPGKWRIERLAMRSTTVTNGPASPEGLGLEIDKMSRKHVVSHFDAFIGEIMRRIPAEDRRTFKVVVQDSYETGGQNWTDDMAERFEQTYGYDPLPYLPVLHGTVVGSQDLSDRFLWDLRRLIADRVSYDYVGCLREECHKHGLTTWLENYGHWGFPGEFLQYGGQSDEVAGEFWSEGSLGDIENRAASSCAHIYGKRRVWAESFTAGMPGFSRYPYRMKQRGDRFFAEGINSTLLHVYIHQPYEERFPGMSSWFGNEFNRKNTWFGQLDVFIDYLKRCGYLLQQGRYVADAAYFIGEDAPKMTGVCDPALPDGYSFDYINAEVLLEHAKVRDGRLVLDGGMEYRVLVLPKLRTMRPELLAAIERMVRDGLIVLGPAPERSPSLAGYPGADERVKETAARMWRFGPGETCHAYGKGRIFDDGCSLEEVFAALSMRPDCRIEGENTEVRFIHRTTKQGEVYFLSNQQERKVTFDALFRTDQGAPELWDALTGQIRRLPEFSRRDGVTSIPMELEPYGSAFVVFDRTKEAQHSSAKNFPESTMLARIEGPWSVTFEGLDAPENPIVFDSLRDWTTSDDPSIRYFSGTARYRHSFEIDSLGSGCVCVDLGKVMVMGKVFLNGTCAGGTWTPPYRVDVTGLIREGTNTLEIEVANNWMNRLIGDQRLPSGQRKTWTPVNPWTASSELQPSGLLGPVVVEKFDYEEIK from the coding sequence ATGAAGCGAATCTTGTTGCCGATATGGCTGGCTACGGCGGTTTTTTTGGTGTCGTGTTGCGGAATGGCCTGCGATACCCCTTCGATGGCCCGGATGCGGGATGCGTTCCGAAACGTACCGGAAGAGATACCATTTGCGGTGTATTGGTACTGGGTATCCGACAATATCTCCGAGGAAGGGGTGGTTCGTGATCTCGAGGCCATGAAGGCGGTGGGGATCAACCGCGCTTTTATCGGCAATATCGGCATCGGTGACCAGCCTTACGGGGAGCATACGCTCTTTTCTGCGGAGTGGTGGCGCGTGATGCACGCCGCATTGAAGCGGGCCGGTGAACTTGGTATTGAGATCGGCATTTTCAACAGCCCGGGGTGGAGCCAGTCGGGCGGCCCGTGGGTCAAACCGGAGCAAAGCATGCGTTATCTGGCTTCGGTGCAGACCGTTGTCGAAGGGCCAGTCCGGTTCGAGGGACCGCTTCCGGATGTAGGCCCCGATGCGGAAGACGTACGGGTTATCGCGTATCCGTTGCCGGAGGAGGCAGAGAGTCATACGAAACGGATTGAAAAGATCGACGGTCGGGAGCTCCTTCTGGACTGGAGCGTGTCGGGGAAGCAGCCGATGCGCAGCCTTACGATCCGGGTGGACCGACCGGTCCTGACATCCGCGGAGCTCTATTGCCGCGAGGCGGGCGAATGGAGGCTGCTGAAGCAGTTCTCCATCGACCGCTCCAACCTGCAGATGAATGTGGGGTTCGATCCGCTGGCTCCGATTGTGGTATCCCTCCCCGAAACGGATGCGTCGGATTACCAGCTGGTCGTGCCGGCTCCGGGCGGTTTCGATGTCGAGGCCACGCTTTCCTCGCTTCCGCTGGTGGAACGCTTCCCGGAAAAGACACTGGCCAAGATGTTCCAGACCCCGCTCCCCATGTGGCATGATTATCTTTGGGAGCCGCAGCCCGCTGTGCCGGCGTCGCTTTCGGTCGATCCGGCTGACGTGATGGACATTACCTCGCATTTCAGCGGCGGGGTGCTGCATTGGGAGGTGCCTCCCGGAAAATGGCGGATAGAGCGCCTGGCCATGCGTTCCACGACCGTGACCAATGGCCCGGCAAGTCCCGAAGGGTTGGGACTCGAGATCGACAAGATGAGCAGGAAACATGTGGTGAGCCATTTCGATGCTTTCATCGGCGAGATCATGCGCCGGATCCCTGCAGAAGACCGCCGGACATTCAAGGTGGTCGTACAGGACAGCTATGAGACCGGCGGGCAGAACTGGACCGACGACATGGCTGAGCGTTTCGAGCAGACCTATGGCTACGATCCGCTGCCCTACCTCCCGGTGCTTCACGGTACGGTCGTCGGAAGCCAGGACCTTTCCGACCGGTTCCTGTGGGATCTCCGCCGCCTGATCGCCGACCGGGTCTCCTACGACTACGTCGGCTGTTTGCGGGAGGAGTGCCACAAGCACGGGTTGACAACCTGGCTGGAAAATTACGGCCATTGGGGATTCCCGGGCGAATTCCTGCAATACGGCGGACAGTCCGACGAGGTGGCCGGGGAGTTCTGGAGCGAGGGCTCGCTGGGCGACATCGAGAATCGTGCGGCCTCATCTTGTGCGCATATTTACGGGAAACGCCGTGTTTGGGCAGAATCGTTCACGGCCGGGATGCCGGGTTTCAGCCGCTACCCTTACCGAATGAAACAGCGCGGGGACCGTTTTTTCGCCGAAGGTATCAACAGCACGCTGCTCCATGTCTATATCCATCAGCCCTACGAGGAGCGGTTCCCGGGCATGAGTTCCTGGTTCGGGAACGAGTTCAACAGGAAAAATACCTGGTTCGGACAGTTGGATGTTTTCATCGACTACCTCAAGCGCTGCGGCTACCTGTTGCAGCAGGGCCGTTATGTGGCCGATGCGGCCTATTTCATCGGGGAGGATGCGCCCAAGATGACGGGCGTGTGCGATCCCGCGCTTCCGGACGGCTATTCGTTCGATTATATCAATGCCGAAGTGCTGCTGGAGCATGCGAAGGTGCGTGACGGGCGGCTGGTGCTTGACGGTGGGATGGAGTACCGCGTGCTGGTGTTGCCGAAACTCCGGACCATGCGGCCCGAGCTGCTCGCTGCGATCGAACGGATGGTCCGTGACGGCCTGATCGTACTCGGCCCTGCTCCGGAACGTTCTCCCAGCCTGGCTGGATATCCCGGGGCGGATGAACGGGTGAAAGAGACGGCGGCACGGATGTGGCGCTTCGGGCCCGGAGAGACCTGCCACGCCTATGGCAAGGGACGGATCTTTGATGACGGCTGTTCGCTGGAAGAGGTCTTTGCCGCACTATCGATGCGTCCCGACTGCCGTATCGAGGGTGAGAATACGGAAGTCCGTTTCATTCATCGAACGACGAAGCAGGGCGAGGTCTACTTTTTGTCGAACCAGCAGGAGCGTAAGGTCACGTTTGACGCCCTTTTCCGGACGGACCAGGGTGCGCCGGAGTTGTGGGATGCACTGACCGGACAGATTCGCCGCCTCCCCGAGTTTTCGCGGCGGGACGGGGTTACCTCCATCCCGATGGAGCTCGAACCTTATGGCAGCGCGTTTGTGGTCTTCGACCGGACGAAAGAGGCACAGCACTCTTCTGCGAAGAATTTTCCTGAATCGACGATGCTGGCCCGGATCGAAGGCCCGTGGAGCGTCACCTTCGAGGGGCTGGATGCCCCCGAAAACCCGATTGTTTTCGACTCGCTCCGCGACTGGACGACTTCGGACGATCCCAGTATCCGCTATTTCTCCGGAACGGCCCGTTACCGGCACTCTTTCGAGATCGACAGCCTCGGTTCGGGGTGCGTCTGTGTCGACCTGGGCAAAGTGATGGTCATGGGCAAGGTCTTCCTGAATGGAACTTGTGCTGGGGGAACGTGGACTCCGCCGTATCGTGTCGACGTGACCGGTCTGATCCGAGAGGGTACGAATACGCTGGAGATCGAGGTGGCTAACAATTGGATGAACCGGCTGATCGGTGACCAGCGGCTGCCGTCCGGGCAACGAAAGACCTGGACTCCTGTCAACCCGTGGACTGCTTCCTCGGAACTGCAGCCGTCCGGATTGCTCGGTCCCGTGGTCGTCGAAAAATTCGATTATGAGGAAATAAAATAA
- a CDS encoding alpha/beta hydrolase family protein, whose amino-acid sequence MKKITLLLSVLLLSVSAFAARIDTVAVFSPKMQRDIPAVVVVPDAAAAADDSAAGQQRFPVLYLLHGHGGSYLSWLHICDLRALAERYGMIFVCPHGENSWYWDSPLDPRSQFETFVSTELVDWVDARYPTIPAREGRAITGLSMGGHGALWVALRHKDRFGAAGSTSGGVDIRPFPDSWHMKNQLGERDENPERWDAHTVIEQVDSLKNGELALIFDCGYEDFFYQVNLNLHDKLLKQGVGHDFQVRPGAHNGAYWSISLPSQLVFFDRYFRTHTAR is encoded by the coding sequence ATGAAAAAGATCACTCTTCTGCTCTCCGTCCTCTTGCTGAGCGTATCGGCTTTTGCCGCACGGATCGATACCGTGGCGGTCTTCAGCCCCAAGATGCAGCGTGACATTCCGGCCGTTGTGGTTGTTCCCGATGCGGCGGCCGCTGCCGACGATTCCGCTGCCGGACAGCAGCGTTTTCCGGTGCTCTATTTGTTGCACGGGCATGGCGGTTCGTACCTTTCGTGGCTCCATATCTGCGACCTGCGGGCCCTGGCCGAGCGCTACGGCATGATCTTCGTCTGCCCCCACGGCGAAAACAGCTGGTACTGGGACAGCCCGCTCGATCCCCGGTCGCAGTTCGAAACCTTCGTCTCGACGGAACTCGTCGACTGGGTGGATGCCCGCTACCCGACGATCCCGGCCCGTGAGGGACGTGCCATCACGGGCCTGAGCATGGGCGGACACGGCGCCCTGTGGGTGGCCCTGCGACACAAGGACCGCTTCGGGGCTGCGGGATCGACCTCCGGAGGCGTGGATATCCGGCCCTTCCCCGATTCGTGGCACATGAAGAACCAGTTGGGCGAGCGCGATGAGAACCCCGAACGCTGGGATGCCCATACGGTCATCGAACAGGTCGACAGCCTGAAAAACGGCGAACTGGCCCTGATCTTCGACTGCGGTTACGAGGATTTCTTCTACCAGGTGAACCTGAACCTGCACGACAAACTCCTCAAGCAGGGCGTCGGGCACGATTTCCAGGTGCGGCCCGGTGCGCACAACGGAGCCTATTGGTCGATTTCGCTCCCCTCGCAACTGGTCTTCTTCGACCGTTATTTCCGCACGCACACCGCTCGGTAG
- the floA gene encoding flotillin-like protein FloA (flotillin-like protein involved in membrane lipid rafts) — MDLQVGMIVLIVFVSLFAIWLVFYFIPVGLWFSALVSGVRISLLQLVLMRWRKVPPSTIVSSMIESTKAGLTLNPNELEAHYLAGGNVTNVVHALVSAQKANILLDFKMATAIDLAGRDVFEAVQMSVNPKVINTPPVAAVAKDGIQLIAKARVTVRANIKQLVGGAGEETVLARVGEGIVSSIGSADSHKIVLENPDSISRVVLEKGLDAGTAFEILSIDIADIDVGKNIGAQLQMDQAQADKNIAQAKAEERRAMAVALEQENKAKAQDARAKVILAEAEVPLAMAEAFRNGNLGIMDYYRMKNIMADTQMRETIAKPEKK; from the coding sequence ATGGATCTTCAGGTAGGAATGATCGTGTTGATCGTCTTCGTGAGCCTCTTCGCCATCTGGCTCGTCTTCTATTTCATCCCCGTGGGGTTGTGGTTCTCGGCCCTGGTGTCGGGCGTAAGGATCAGTCTGCTGCAGCTGGTGCTGATGCGCTGGCGCAAGGTCCCGCCTTCGACCATCGTCTCGTCGATGATCGAGAGCACGAAGGCCGGGCTGACGCTCAACCCCAACGAACTCGAAGCCCACTATCTGGCTGGCGGCAACGTCACCAATGTGGTCCATGCGCTGGTCTCGGCCCAGAAGGCCAATATCCTGCTCGACTTCAAGATGGCCACGGCCATCGACCTGGCGGGCCGCGACGTCTTCGAGGCCGTGCAGATGTCGGTCAACCCAAAGGTGATCAATACACCGCCGGTGGCTGCCGTGGCCAAGGACGGTATCCAGCTCATCGCCAAGGCCCGCGTGACGGTGCGTGCCAACATCAAGCAGCTGGTCGGCGGAGCCGGTGAGGAGACCGTGCTGGCGCGTGTCGGCGAGGGGATCGTCTCGTCGATCGGTTCGGCCGACTCGCACAAGATCGTGCTCGAAAATCCCGATTCGATCTCTCGCGTGGTGCTCGAAAAGGGCCTCGATGCCGGAACGGCGTTCGAGATCCTCTCGATCGACATCGCCGATATCGACGTGGGCAAGAACATCGGCGCCCAACTGCAGATGGACCAGGCACAGGCCGACAAGAACATCGCCCAGGCCAAGGCCGAGGAGCGGCGTGCAATGGCCGTGGCTTTGGAACAGGAGAACAAGGCCAAGGCGCAGGATGCCCGTGCCAAGGTGATTCTGGCCGAAGCCGAGGTGCCGCTGGCCATGGCCGAGGCCTTCCGTAACGGAAACCTCGGAATCATGGACTATTACAGGATGAAGAACATCATGGCCGACACGCAGATGCGCGAGACCATCGCCAAACCGGAAAAGAAGTAG
- a CDS encoding NfeD family protein has protein sequence MELFYIILLVFLGLLFLVAELVLLPGVSVGAILAMACYGGSIYLAFRDLGTAAGVTVIVVILLLSLVAVVVSLRAKTWQRFSLKQEIRSSSMPVLPAEELRIGQHGVTLSRLSPMGKVEIDGKVYEAKSTGAYVDPRQEIEVVGFENFSVIVKTLQ, from the coding sequence ATGGAACTCTTCTATATCATCCTGCTCGTCTTCCTCGGCCTGCTGTTCCTGGTGGCCGAACTGGTGCTGCTGCCCGGCGTCTCGGTCGGGGCCATCCTGGCCATGGCCTGCTACGGAGGCTCGATCTACCTCGCCTTCCGGGATTTGGGAACCGCGGCCGGAGTTACGGTTATCGTCGTGATCCTGCTGCTGTCGCTCGTCGCGGTGGTCGTGTCGTTGCGGGCCAAGACCTGGCAGCGCTTCTCCCTCAAGCAGGAGATCCGCTCGTCGAGCATGCCCGTGCTGCCCGCCGAGGAACTCCGCATCGGCCAGCACGGCGTAACCCTCTCGCGCCTCTCCCCGATGGGAAAGGTCGAGATCGACGGCAAGGTCTATGAGGCCAAGTCCACGGGAGCCTACGTCGATCCCCGGCAGGAGATCGAGGTCGTGGGCTTCGAAAATTTCAGCGTCATCGTAAAAACCCTCCAATAA
- a CDS encoding SPOR domain-containing protein: MFRRNFIYVLGALFLTAGGLLAQQPPVEARIAGLENNEEYMSLLREDARLQEREDSIVNAVAVLRERLREDPVQRQRYSQEILQLESRIFEIRNAKGRLIDRINTIEQEWVLANLDGAVSGSGAVRNTPVSGIPDSLKVRNLVDNLYFREHLAETDYAALCEAQRLETRAAEYVNRYFANHATLTELAETYGTVQNEAEAMDIFGRLTALQGVNRMLGDSLAEVWNYIFDNKNYAYGYILDELGREEILSREEEELARAARQLTELRGATASDAVADYFLRKRVMVDYEGAVAGELALDAARDSLRGVAEQIGAVDFRLPRIDVAERYFLDYDSVAFSSKPKYTYQNPIPECKVYANGTIYRILLGTFNTKRAAATFRGAYPLFYLIDEAGKWNYYTGGFATLEEAETAQKLLKEHGFVRPEVVVWTDGVMRNLSRDPVAQDLAYRVEITGTDALSDAVKQVIAETASGHELSRVGQQIFVVGGFTDRAVADRLANAVRLADPALEIKVVEISQP, from the coding sequence ATGTTTCGCAGGAATTTCATATATGTGCTGGGTGCGCTCTTTCTGACGGCGGGCGGTCTGTTGGCCCAACAACCCCCGGTGGAGGCCCGCATTGCCGGTCTGGAGAACAACGAGGAGTATATGTCGCTGCTGCGGGAGGATGCCCGGCTGCAGGAGCGCGAGGATTCGATCGTGAATGCCGTGGCGGTCCTGCGCGAACGCCTGCGCGAGGATCCGGTGCAGCGTCAGCGCTATTCGCAGGAGATCCTGCAGCTCGAAAGCCGGATCTTCGAGATCCGCAACGCCAAGGGGCGTCTGATCGATCGGATCAACACCATCGAGCAGGAGTGGGTGCTGGCCAATCTGGACGGTGCGGTTTCCGGGTCGGGCGCCGTGCGCAACACGCCGGTGTCGGGGATTCCCGATTCGCTGAAGGTCCGCAACCTGGTCGACAACCTCTATTTCCGCGAGCACCTGGCCGAAACGGACTATGCGGCCCTGTGCGAGGCGCAACGCCTCGAAACCCGGGCTGCGGAGTACGTGAACCGCTATTTCGCCAACCATGCCACGCTGACCGAACTCGCCGAGACGTATGGCACGGTGCAGAACGAGGCCGAAGCGATGGATATTTTCGGGCGTCTGACGGCCCTGCAGGGGGTGAACCGCATGCTGGGGGATTCGCTTGCCGAGGTCTGGAACTACATCTTCGACAACAAGAACTACGCCTACGGGTACATCCTCGACGAACTGGGGCGTGAGGAGATCCTCTCCCGCGAGGAGGAGGAACTGGCCCGGGCCGCGCGGCAGCTCACCGAACTGCGCGGCGCAACGGCTTCGGACGCCGTGGCGGACTACTTCCTGCGCAAGCGCGTGATGGTCGATTACGAGGGCGCCGTGGCCGGGGAGCTGGCACTCGATGCCGCGCGCGATTCGCTGCGTGGCGTGGCGGAGCAGATCGGTGCGGTGGATTTCCGCCTGCCGCGCATCGATGTCGCCGAACGCTACTTCCTCGACTACGACAGCGTGGCCTTCTCGTCGAAACCCAAATACACGTACCAGAACCCGATCCCGGAGTGCAAGGTCTACGCCAACGGCACGATCTACCGGATCCTGCTCGGGACGTTCAATACGAAGCGTGCCGCCGCGACCTTCCGCGGGGCCTACCCGCTCTTCTACCTGATCGACGAGGCGGGCAAGTGGAACTACTATACCGGAGGTTTCGCCACGCTCGAAGAGGCCGAAACGGCGCAGAAACTCCTGAAGGAGCATGGCTTCGTCCGTCCCGAAGTGGTGGTCTGGACCGACGGCGTGATGCGCAACCTCTCGCGCGATCCCGTGGCGCAGGACCTCGCCTACCGGGTGGAGATCACCGGGACCGACGCCCTGTCGGATGCCGTGAAACAGGTGATCGCCGAGACGGCCTCCGGGCATGAACTCTCGCGGGTCGGGCAGCAGATCTTCGTCGTCGGAGGCTTCACCGACCGGGCCGTGGCCGACCGGCTGGCCAATGCCGTCCGGCTGGCGGACCCCGCCCTTGAAATAAAAGTCGTCGAAATCTCCCAACCTTGA
- a CDS encoding TrkH family potassium uptake protein: MRVEVVLRYVGVVMLFMALFMLISAGISYVSGVDSAFYPLLLSSLLTALLGAFPLIFVGRCEQITNKEGFCIVVGAWLVACVVSMFPYLIWGGEFTLVNAWFESVSGLTTTGSTVLNDVEALPRGLQFWRFATTWIGGMGVVMFALVVLPSMGRSKMMLSNVELSSMARDNYRYRSQIILQILLVVYVGLTVLSTVLLKMAGMNWFDALCHAMSACATSGFSTKNASVAYFNSPAIDTILIFTMAAAGIHFGLIYATVTGKRNNIFRSEVTRWYLGMLFVGGLLIAISLYAADLYPTLSASFRHGMFQFVSVVSTSGFATADSNTWTPFAVIILIFGSIVCACAGSTAGGIKVNRMVLAGKMMSARLKLQQHPNAVIRIRLDGVIQDNEVLHSVMIYIVAYLMFLLLGTIAGALFGVDLTTSFTGSVASMGNVGPGFGEVGSMDNWSAMPSAFKMTNTLLMLLGRLEIFGLIQIFLIKWWR; the protein is encoded by the coding sequence ATGCGCGTCGAAGTGGTCCTGCGATATGTCGGAGTCGTGATGCTGTTCATGGCGCTCTTCATGCTGATCTCCGCGGGGATCTCCTACGTGAGCGGCGTGGACTCGGCATTCTATCCCCTGCTGCTGTCGTCGCTGCTTACGGCCCTGCTGGGCGCCTTCCCGCTGATCTTCGTGGGGCGCTGCGAGCAGATCACCAACAAGGAGGGTTTCTGCATCGTCGTCGGGGCGTGGCTCGTGGCTTGCGTCGTGTCGATGTTCCCCTACCTGATCTGGGGCGGGGAGTTCACGCTGGTCAACGCCTGGTTCGAAAGCGTCTCGGGCCTTACGACAACCGGTTCGACGGTCCTGAATGACGTCGAGGCCCTGCCCCGCGGGCTGCAGTTCTGGCGTTTTGCGACGACCTGGATCGGCGGTATGGGCGTGGTGATGTTCGCCCTGGTCGTCCTCCCCTCGATGGGCCGCAGCAAGATGATGCTCTCCAACGTGGAGCTCTCGTCGATGGCCCGCGACAACTACCGCTACCGTTCGCAGATCATCCTCCAGATCCTGCTGGTGGTCTACGTCGGGCTGACCGTCCTGTCGACCGTGCTGCTCAAGATGGCCGGGATGAACTGGTTCGACGCCCTGTGCCACGCCATGTCGGCCTGCGCCACGAGCGGCTTCTCGACCAAGAATGCCAGCGTCGCCTACTTCAACAGCCCGGCCATCGATACGATTCTGATCTTTACGATGGCTGCGGCCGGTATCCATTTCGGGCTGATCTACGCCACGGTCACCGGGAAACGCAACAACATCTTCCGCTCGGAGGTCACGCGCTGGTATCTCGGGATGCTGTTCGTCGGGGGGCTGCTCATCGCCATCAGCCTCTATGCCGCGGACCTCTACCCCACGCTCTCGGCCTCGTTCCGCCACGGCATGTTCCAGTTCGTCTCGGTGGTCTCCACCTCGGGGTTTGCCACGGCCGATTCGAACACCTGGACGCCGTTTGCGGTCATCATCCTGATCTTCGGGTCGATCGTCTGCGCCTGTGCGGGCTCCACGGCCGGCGGCATCAAGGTCAACCGCATGGTCCTGGCCGGAAAGATGATGAGCGCGCGCCTGAAACTCCAGCAGCATCCCAACGCCGTGATCCGCATCCGGCTGGACGGCGTCATTCAGGACAACGAGGTGCTGCACTCCGTGATGATCTACATCGTGGCCTATCTGATGTTTTTGCTGTTGGGGACGATTGCGGGGGCCTTGTTCGGCGTCGACCTGACGACCAGTTTCACCGGGTCGGTCGCTTCGATGGGCAACGTGGGACCGGGATTCGGCGAGGTCGGTTCGATGGACAACTGGTCGGCGATGCCGTCGGCTTTCAAAATGACGAATACGTTGCTGATGCTGCTGGGGCGTCTGGAGATTTTCGGTCTGATTCAGATCTTTTTGATTAAATGGTGGAGATAA
- the mtaB gene encoding tRNA (N(6)-L-threonylcarbamoyladenosine(37)-C(2))-methylthiotransferase MtaB: MQARRVNFHTLGCKLNFSETSTLAREFERGGFVRVPPTAEADICVINSCSVTEHADKKCRNLIRRLHRRNPQAIIAVTGCYAQLKPQEIAEIEGVDIVLSNNDKGELYKRVVELSGKGRAQVYSCDTDSLTSFFAAFSSGDRTRAFLKVQDGCDYCCSYCTIHYARGASRNMPIADLVAEARQIAAAGQREIVLTGVNTGDFGRTTGERFIDLLRALVEVEGIDRFRISSIEPNLLTDEIIGFCAREPKMMHHFHIPLQSGSDRILGLMRRRYTTARFAGRIAAVRQAMPDAFIGIDVIVGFPGETEADFRATYDFLAGLQPSFLHIFPFSERPGTPAVELPGKVQPSVATRRVAELETLCERLHGDFCARAVGTEDTVLFESTRRGGMMFGFTGNYRRVKAPYDPSRVNTICRVRLGEMDAAHDLAGEILDEVPTR; encoded by the coding sequence ATGCAAGCGCGAAGAGTCAATTTCCATACCCTGGGCTGCAAGCTCAACTTTTCGGAGACGTCGACCCTGGCCCGGGAGTTCGAACGGGGCGGGTTCGTGCGGGTGCCGCCCACGGCCGAGGCGGACATCTGCGTGATCAACAGCTGTTCGGTGACCGAGCACGCCGACAAGAAGTGCCGCAACCTGATCCGCAGGCTCCACCGCCGCAACCCGCAGGCGATCATCGCCGTGACGGGCTGCTACGCACAGCTGAAACCGCAGGAGATCGCCGAAATCGAAGGCGTCGATATTGTGCTGAGCAACAATGACAAGGGCGAATTATATAAACGGGTGGTTGAACTCTCGGGCAAGGGCCGGGCGCAGGTGTACAGTTGCGATACCGATTCGCTGACATCGTTCTTCGCGGCCTTTTCGAGCGGCGACCGCACGCGGGCCTTCCTCAAGGTGCAGGACGGCTGCGACTACTGCTGCTCTTACTGCACGATCCATTACGCCCGCGGTGCGAGCCGCAACATGCCCATCGCCGACCTGGTGGCCGAAGCCCGCCAGATCGCCGCGGCGGGCCAGCGCGAAATCGTCCTTACGGGGGTCAATACGGGCGACTTCGGCCGCACGACCGGCGAGCGCTTCATCGACCTGCTGCGGGCACTGGTCGAGGTCGAGGGGATCGATCGCTTCCGCATCTCCTCCATCGAACCGAACCTGTTGACCGACGAGATCATCGGGTTCTGCGCCCGGGAGCCCAAAATGATGCACCACTTTCACATCCCGCTCCAGAGCGGTTCGGACCGCATCCTCGGGCTTATGCGGCGCCGTTATACCACGGCGCGTTTCGCCGGGCGCATCGCCGCCGTGCGGCAGGCGATGCCCGATGCCTTCATCGGAATCGACGTGATCGTCGGATTCCCCGGCGAAACGGAGGCCGACTTCCGGGCGACGTATGATTTTCTGGCCGGGCTGCAGCCCTCCTTCCTGCATATTTTCCCCTTCTCCGAACGCCCCGGCACCCCGGCCGTCGAACTCCCCGGCAAGGTGCAGCCGTCGGTGGCCACACGGCGCGTCGCCGAACTCGAAACGCTCTGCGAACGGCTCCACGGCGACTTCTGCGCCCGGGCCGTCGGGACCGAGGATACGGTGCTCTTCGAGAGTACGCGCCGCGGCGGCATGATGTTCGGGTTTACGGGCAACTACCGCCGGGTGAAGGCCCCCTACGACCCTTCGCGCGTCAATACCATCTGCCGCGTCCGGCTCGGGGAGATGGACGCGGCGCACGACCTGGCGGGCGAAATCCTCGATGAGGTGCCGACCCGGTAG
- a CDS encoding metal ABC transporter permease — protein sequence MEFFSDVFQYGYLSNALAACVLSGITCGLIGTYVVCRRMVFLAGGITHASFGGLGIAFWAGTNPIAGAMIFAVLSALGIEWAGSRGRIREDSAIGIIWSVGMALGALFMSLRPGYTSGDLAAYLFGSIITVTRGDVTALALLTAVVVIGALLWLRPVMYVAFDREFARSRNIPTRVISYLMAALIAVTIVLSIRIMGIVLLISLITMPVVIVNTLARSYRTLALAAPVVAVVGNIAGLLVSYHLEVPPGAAIIFTLTLALVSVKLLSLSQKKPKPRHEDHS from the coding sequence ATGGAATTTTTCAGCGACGTCTTCCAATACGGTTATCTCTCAAACGCACTCGCCGCCTGCGTACTTTCGGGCATCACGTGCGGACTGATAGGCACATACGTCGTATGCCGCCGCATGGTGTTCCTCGCCGGGGGCATCACCCATGCCTCGTTCGGGGGCCTCGGCATCGCTTTCTGGGCCGGAACAAACCCCATTGCCGGAGCGATGATCTTCGCCGTCCTCTCGGCCCTCGGCATCGAGTGGGCCGGCAGCCGCGGCCGCATCCGCGAAGACTCCGCCATCGGAATCATCTGGTCCGTGGGCATGGCCCTCGGGGCACTCTTCATGAGCCTCAGGCCCGGCTACACCTCCGGCGACCTCGCAGCCTACCTCTTCGGCAGCATCATCACCGTCACCCGAGGCGACGTCACGGCCCTGGCCCTGCTGACGGCCGTCGTCGTCATCGGGGCCCTGCTGTGGCTGCGGCCCGTGATGTACGTCGCCTTCGACCGCGAATTCGCCCGTTCGCGCAACATCCCCACCCGCGTGATCTCCTACCTGATGGCCGCACTCATCGCCGTGACGATCGTCCTCTCGATCCGCATCATGGGAATCGTGCTGCTCATCTCGCTGATCACCATGCCCGTCGTCATCGTCAACACCCTCGCACGGTCGTACCGGACCCTCGCACTCGCGGCCCCCGTCGTCGCCGTCGTCGGGAACATCGCCGGGCTCCTCGTCAGCTACCACCTCGAGGTCCCACCCGGCGCCGCCATAATATTTACACTCACCCTGGCGCTCGTATCGGTAAAACTCCTATCTTTGTCGCAGAAAAAACCGAAACCCCGGCATGAAGACCATTCATAA